In one window of Prevotella sp. E13-17 DNA:
- a CDS encoding nucleoside deaminase produces the protein MEQQKKDEQFMRKALAEAELALREGEIPIGAIVVCKDRIIARAHNLTETLTDVTAHAEMQAITMAANELGGKYLTECTLYVTVEPCVMCAGAIGWAQIPRVVFGCADEKRGYQKYAAHALHPKAQAIGGILEEECRELMQTFFREKR, from the coding sequence ATGGAGCAACAAAAAAAGGACGAGCAGTTTATGCGCAAAGCACTGGCAGAAGCCGAGCTGGCGCTGCGCGAGGGAGAGATACCCATTGGTGCTATTGTGGTGTGCAAAGACAGGATTATTGCCCGGGCACACAACCTGACGGAGACACTGACCGACGTGACGGCGCATGCCGAGATGCAAGCCATCACGATGGCTGCCAACGAGCTGGGTGGCAAATACCTCACGGAATGCACGCTCTACGTCACCGTTGAGCCTTGTGTGATGTGTGCCGGAGCCATTGGCTGGGCACAGATACCCCGCGTGGTCTTTGGTTGTGCCGACGAGAAGCGTGGCTATCAAAAGTATGCCGCCCATGCCCTGCATCCGAAAGCGCAGGCCATTGGCGGCATACTGGAGGAAGAATGTCGCGAACTGATGCAGACGTTCTTCCGCGAAAAGCGTTGA
- a CDS encoding biotin--[acetyl-CoA-carboxylase] ligase produces the protein MEWKIIHIDETDSTNRWLRAYQQTADDNLQCVAVWTDFQTAGRGCGSNTWESERGQNLLFSLLIHPQMLPANRQFHISMAISLAICEVLDQQIGDVSIKWPNDIYWRNGKLAGILIENQLQGSTIRDSIIGVGINVNQQRFLSKAPNPVSLFQIHGQQTSRQNLLNDILQAFDRLMGQDLKDAYRARLYRRRGFHPYADAKGAFMAEIEDVEADGHLCLRDDHGQVRRYAFKEVSFVI, from the coding sequence GTGGAATGGAAAATCATTCATATAGACGAGACTGATAGCACCAACCGGTGGTTGCGAGCGTACCAGCAGACGGCTGATGACAATCTTCAGTGCGTGGCCGTTTGGACCGACTTTCAGACGGCAGGACGCGGCTGTGGTAGCAACACTTGGGAGTCGGAACGCGGGCAGAACTTGTTGTTCTCGCTCTTGATTCATCCACAGATGCTACCTGCCAACCGGCAGTTCCATATCTCGATGGCTATCTCGTTGGCTATCTGCGAAGTGCTCGACCAGCAGATTGGCGACGTCAGCATCAAGTGGCCCAACGACATCTATTGGCGCAATGGCAAGTTGGCAGGCATTCTGATTGAAAACCAGTTGCAGGGCAGCACTATCCGCGACAGTATCATCGGTGTCGGCATCAACGTGAATCAGCAGCGCTTTCTGTCGAAAGCTCCCAATCCTGTGTCGCTCTTCCAGATTCATGGTCAGCAGACCAGTCGCCAAAATCTGTTGAACGACATTCTGCAGGCCTTCGACCGTCTGATGGGGCAAGACCTGAAAGACGCCTATCGGGCACGACTCTATCGCCGTAGGGGCTTCCATCCTTATGCCGATGCCAAGGGGGCTTTCATGGCAGAGATAGAAGATGTGGAGGCCGACGGTCATCTTTGCCTGCGCGACGATCATGGACAGGTGCGGCGTTACGCCTTCAAGGAAGTGAGCTTCGTTATTTAG
- the pyrH gene encoding UMP kinase, with protein sequence MARFKRILLKLSGESLMGKQGFGIDPERLSDYAQQIKEVAEMGVQIGIVIGGGNIFRGLSGSQKGFDRVKGDQMGMCATVINSLALSSALGAIGVKNKVMTAIRMEPIGEFYTKWKAIEAMEQGQVCIFSAGTGSPYFTTDTGSSLRGIEIEADVMLKGTRVDGIYTADPEKDSSATKFNDITYKEVLARGLKVMDLTAICMCQDNNLPIYVFNMDIVGNLKKVMEGEEIGTLVHN encoded by the coding sequence ATGGCAAGATTTAAAAGGATTCTCCTGAAGCTCTCGGGCGAGAGCCTGATGGGAAAGCAGGGCTTCGGTATCGACCCTGAGCGACTGAGCGACTATGCTCAGCAGATTAAGGAAGTGGCTGAGATGGGGGTGCAGATAGGCATCGTCATCGGTGGTGGCAACATCTTCCGCGGCCTCAGTGGCAGTCAGAAAGGCTTCGATCGCGTGAAGGGCGACCAGATGGGCATGTGTGCTACAGTCATCAACTCGCTGGCACTCTCTTCTGCACTTGGCGCCATCGGTGTCAAGAACAAGGTGATGACAGCCATCCGTATGGAGCCCATCGGTGAGTTCTATACCAAATGGAAGGCCATCGAGGCCATGGAGCAGGGACAGGTGTGCATCTTCTCTGCGGGTACTGGCTCTCCATACTTTACAACCGATACTGGTTCGTCGTTGCGAGGCATTGAGATTGAAGCCGATGTGATGCTGAAGGGAACACGTGTGGATGGCATCTATACGGCCGATCCTGAGAAGGACTCTTCAGCAACAAAGTTCAATGATATCACTTATAAGGAGGTATTGGCACGCGGACTGAAGGTGATGGACCTCACCGCCATCTGCATGTGTCAAGACAATAATCTGCCTATCTATGTGTTCAACATGGACATCGTAGGCAATCTGAAAAAGGTGATGGAAGGCGAGGAGATTGGCACCTTGGTGCACAACTAA
- a CDS encoding DUF4834 family protein: MDFFLFLFLALVVAAASVFLVVMFYIGRIIRMVRKYMRGEMSDEEFQRKSNKYYYQEQERRGPQFAKDYFKGSNNKSQQSYQQQAHQKTYTTKTEDGHTIVDQRENTNKKIFAQDEGEYVDFVEE, from the coding sequence ATGGATTTCTTCTTGTTTTTGTTTCTCGCCCTTGTTGTTGCTGCCGCCTCTGTTTTTTTGGTGGTCATGTTCTATATTGGCAGAATCATACGTATGGTACGCAAATACATGCGTGGCGAGATGAGCGACGAAGAGTTTCAGCGAAAATCCAACAAATACTACTATCAGGAACAAGAGCGACGGGGACCGCAGTTTGCCAAGGACTACTTCAAAGGCAGCAATAACAAGAGTCAGCAAAGCTATCAACAACAAGCGCATCAGAAGACCTATACCACGAAGACAGAAGATGGGCATACTATTGTTGACCAGAGAGAAAACACAAACAAAAAAATATTCGCCCAGGATGAGGGCGAATATGTAGATTTCGTTGAGGAGTAA